Proteins encoded in a region of the Trypanosoma brucei brucei TREU927 chromosome 5, complete sequence genome:
- a CDS encoding expression site-associated gene (ESAG) protein, putative yields MKITIVELVILLFFAVNIDGEGGACMLLADVENDVSLDESVCYLSCLSSALSKLYTDGERKMFVNEEVYANASRILDDMEWKSGESATYLSVISGVMEGKHDKLEKLISYGSAMGDLVAKVGGLFVGVNESVRAVRNAVPDALITANKYYTAAAEVERTVWDDVKGMEAPRMSAECSDPVFTNVAGYKVICPDYVCPFNHGVTAAAFRKYKNECLEITVYYPNKCRAQGLPRGKLYGNGIVKNLTTLLEWRDDHSYFQLTLKIRQMLDPLIVPFASGFPPSVLVGTLSNITSLYSHFNEVYSNFTSLLLGTNTPENVNRTNFPI; encoded by the coding sequence ATGAAGATCACTATCGTGGAATTGgtcattttgttatttttcgcAGTTAACATTGATGGGGAAGGAGGCGCTTGTATGTTGTTGGCAGATGTCGAGAATGATGTAAGTTTAGATGAATCTGTATGCTACCTCAGCTGTCTTTCGAGTGCTCTAAGCAAATTATACACTGATGGGGAGCGGAAAATGTTTGTGAATGAGGAGGTATACGCAAATGCGTCTCGTATATTGGATGATATGGAATGGAAATCAGGTGAAAGCGCAACGTATTTGAGCGTAATTAGTGGTGtaatggaagggaaacatGATAAATTGGAAAAACTTATATCTTATGGAAGTGCAATGGGAGACCTTGTAGCTAAGGTTGGTGGATTATTTGTTGGGGTTAATGAAAGTGTAAGGGCAGTGAGGAATGCAGTACCCGACGCCCTCATAACAGCGAATAAATACTATACAGCCGCCGCCGAGGTTGAAAGGACTGTGTGGGACGATGTTAAAGGGATGGAGGCTCCGAGGATGTCGGCTGAATGCAGTGATCCAGTGTTCACAAATGTTGCAGGGTATAAGGTCATATGTCCAGATTACGTATGTCCATTCAACCATGGTGTGACCGCAGCGGCCTTTCGCAAGTATAAAAATGAATGCCTTGAGATAACTGTGTATTACCCTAATAAGTGCAGAGCCCAAGGATTACCACGAGGCAAATTATACGGAAACGGTATTGTAAAGAATTTGACTACACTTTTGGAGTGGCGTGACGACCACAGTTATTTCCAACTGACACTGAAAATACGGCAGATGCTCGATCCTCTCATCGTACCTTTTGCTTCCGGGTTTCCACCATCTGTCCTCGTCGGTACACTGTCCAACATCACTTCTCTATATTCCCACTTTAACGAGGTCTACAgcaacttcacttcactgCTCCTCGGCACCAATACCCCTGAAAATGTAAACAGGACTAATTTTCCGATCTAA
- a CDS encoding expression site-associated gene (ESAG) protein, putative yields MHRLATVPFLTLILLVVCGGSKASVQISSASPGCDGYWTYTGVKKTCWTQNMGTTKRSGVSPNPPSVSRHRSQQPSSGAGVGDQQQETQGSVSSSSTTSRGTNQLGSDGEDTFPKEDVKQVYGSAGTLSMNPIAQPSGSPREPTDATPVVDRKEEGQVDQRGLESGSAKQQNTTNGNGEEENGGKGRGSGDHATGHDRGGMAQGVVSMSGQGSAQRVETVAEQPVKNKEDDIPGENVKGPGSSHVVSTPERRNTLETVTDNGDQQKSGESNAQGENSGSCKGRAVILPVILILMYS; encoded by the coding sequence ATGCACCGGCTTGCAACAGTTCCGTTTTTGACGCTGATATTGCTTGTAGTATGCGGTGGATCGAAGGCTTCTGTGCAAATTTCATCCGCTTCTCCGGGGTGCGACGGATATTGGACCTACACCGGTGTCAAGAAAACGTGCTGGACTCAGAATATGGGAACAACCAAACGGAGCGGTGTGAGTCCGAATCCCCCTTCGGTTTCGCGGCACCGTAGCCAGCAACCATCAAGTGGAGCCGGCGTCGGTGACCAGCAGCAAGAAACGCAGGGGAGTGTTTCATCGAGTTCAACCACTTCAAGAGGAACTAACCAACTGGGTTCGGACGGTGAAGACACCTTTCCGAAAGAGGATGTAAAACAAGTTTATGGGTCAGCCGGCACTCTGAGCATGAATCCGATCGCGCAGCCGTCCGGCAGTCCCAGAGAGCCGACAGATGCAACCCCGGTGGTGGACCGCAAAGAAGAGGGACAAGTGGATCAGAGAGGGTTGGAATCTGGATccgcaaaacaacaaaacacgaCAAACGGCAacggggaagaagaaaatggcgGGAAAGGGAGGGGTTCAGGAGATCATGCCACAGGTCACGATCGCGGGGGTATGGCGCAGGGCGTAGTTTCGATGTCTGGGCAAGGAAGTGCGCAGAGAGTGGAAACTGTAGCGGAACAACCAGTCAAGAACAAAGAAGATGATATTCCAGGAGAGAATGTTAAAGGGCCCGGCAGCAGCCATGTAGTCTCGACACCGGAGCGGCGAAATACACTGGAGACGGTAACAGATAATGGGGATCAGCAAAAATCTGGAGAAAGCAATGCTCAAGGGGAGAACAGCGGCTCGTGTAAAGGGCGTGCGGTAATACTCCCTGTAATATTAATCCTCATGTACTCTTAA